In Alkalinema sp. FACHB-956, the following proteins share a genomic window:
- a CDS encoding glycoside hydrolase family 9 protein has product MLSTASVTSSSLSLGGGTGLKADYYDNSDFTNLKLTRTDATVNFNWGSGAPASTIGADTFSVRWTGQVQALHSETYTFYTTGDDGIRLWVNGQQLINGWKNQSATEYRGTIALQAGQKYNIRLEYYENGGSAVARLAWSSASLAKQIIPQAQLFNTVPVTDTIVPTATAAVTNITTATANGYTFTVTYSDNAGIDVSSLDSSDIRVTGPNGYSQLATRDAVNSTTNGTPRTVTYRITPPGGSWDSIDNGTYTIALQANQVRDINGNWAAAGTLGTFSVNIPTVTPGRFNYGEALQKSIYFYDAQRSGRLPSNNRVEWRGDSALLDGSDVGRDLTGGFYDAGDRIKFSRTIAYSAAMLSWGWLETPTAYQTTGQSSFLLSDIQWATDYLLKAFTNDTPGQYEFYTQVGSMGSGRRDDHQNWVPAEVIHEVTDRPSYKINIQTPDSAIAGQAAAALASASIVFRQNGNATYANTLLSKAERLFDFANTYRGMNAQIAPNGSRDTSSPYQDVSFYDELLWGATWLHKAKLAQNNAYGNSYLTQAEQIYNDGAAGSIRGNYTSEQSWQWVDKGAKVLLAELTNKTVYRTEVQNYLDYWTVGYNGQRIAYTPGGLAWRDAWGSLRYATTQAFVALAYSDLVSDTAVKSRYENFAVRQVNYALGDNPYGRSYMLGFGANPMTSVHHSTANGPWAGWNQFTSSTKPRHILYGALLGGPNQQDGFTEDMTNYQTNEVAIDYNAGLTGALARLYSLYGGNPLASFPAPETRSDQFFVEASVNATGSNFVEIKAWVNNQSSWPAKVTDKLSFRYYFTLDNGVNPANLTVTIPYAEAAVTSQIRQYRDNIYYADVNLTGTKIFPGGYDAAGKPTFRKEVRFRINSPLAWSSSNDWSFQGVAGTGGQPIKVRNITVYDNGVKVFGVDPV; this is encoded by the coding sequence ATGCTATCCACCGCATCGGTAACATCGTCGTCCCTGAGTTTAGGGGGCGGCACGGGCCTCAAAGCCGACTATTACGATAATTCCGACTTTACCAATTTGAAACTGACCCGAACGGATGCAACAGTGAATTTCAATTGGGGTTCGGGAGCCCCCGCATCAACGATCGGGGCAGATACCTTTTCCGTGCGTTGGACGGGACAAGTCCAAGCGCTCCATTCGGAAACCTACACCTTTTACACAACGGGAGATGATGGCATTCGGTTGTGGGTGAATGGCCAGCAGTTAATCAATGGCTGGAAAAACCAAAGCGCCACGGAATATAGAGGAACGATCGCCCTGCAAGCGGGACAGAAATATAACATTCGGCTGGAATACTACGAAAATGGTGGTAGTGCGGTGGCTAGACTGGCTTGGTCTAGCGCTAGTCTAGCCAAGCAAATTATTCCCCAGGCGCAACTGTTCAACACCGTTCCTGTTACAGATACGATCGTACCCACGGCCACCGCAGCGGTCACCAACATTACAACCGCCACTGCCAATGGCTATACCTTCACCGTAACCTACAGCGATAACGCTGGTATTGACGTTAGTAGTTTAGATAGTAGCGACATCCGCGTCACAGGGCCGAATGGATACAGCCAACTGGCCACTCGCGATGCCGTCAACAGTACGACTAACGGTACTCCCCGCACCGTGACTTACCGGATTACCCCACCGGGGGGCAGTTGGGACAGCATAGATAACGGCACCTACACGATCGCGCTACAAGCCAATCAGGTACGGGACATCAATGGTAATTGGGCCGCCGCAGGGACCTTGGGCACGTTTTCAGTCAATATTCCCACGGTGACTCCGGGACGGTTCAACTACGGGGAAGCGTTACAAAAGTCGATTTATTTCTACGATGCCCAACGATCGGGCCGTTTGCCGAGTAATAATCGCGTTGAGTGGCGGGGAGATTCAGCCTTGCTGGACGGTTCCGATGTCGGGCGGGATCTGACCGGCGGCTTCTACGATGCGGGCGATCGCATTAAATTCAGCCGCACGATCGCCTATTCTGCTGCGATGTTGTCCTGGGGCTGGCTGGAAACGCCAACGGCCTATCAGACAACCGGACAGTCCTCCTTTTTACTCAGTGATATTCAATGGGCTACGGATTACCTACTGAAAGCCTTTACCAACGACACGCCGGGGCAGTACGAGTTCTACACCCAAGTCGGCAGTATGGGCAGCGGTCGTCGTGATGATCACCAAAACTGGGTGCCTGCGGAAGTCATCCATGAAGTGACCGATCGCCCCTCCTACAAAATTAATATCCAAACCCCCGACTCCGCGATCGCGGGACAGGCAGCGGCGGCCTTGGCTTCGGCCTCGATCGTCTTCCGGCAAAATGGCAACGCCACCTATGCCAATACACTCCTCAGCAAAGCAGAACGCCTGTTTGACTTTGCCAATACCTATCGTGGCATGAACGCCCAGATTGCCCCCAACGGGAGTCGAGATACGTCATCGCCCTACCAAGATGTCAGTTTCTACGATGAATTGCTCTGGGGCGCAACCTGGTTACACAAGGCAAAACTGGCTCAAAACAACGCCTACGGCAATAGCTATCTCACCCAGGCGGAACAAATTTACAACGATGGTGCGGCTGGATCGATTCGAGGAAATTATACATCCGAGCAAAGCTGGCAATGGGTGGATAAAGGAGCCAAGGTATTGCTAGCGGAATTGACCAATAAAACGGTCTATCGCACGGAAGTGCAAAACTATTTGGATTACTGGACGGTAGGTTATAACGGTCAGCGCATCGCCTACACCCCCGGTGGCTTGGCTTGGCGGGATGCCTGGGGTTCCCTGCGCTATGCTACGACCCAAGCCTTTGTTGCTTTGGCCTACAGCGATTTAGTGTCTGACACGGCTGTGAAATCACGCTATGAGAACTTTGCGGTGCGGCAGGTGAATTACGCCTTGGGCGACAATCCCTATGGTCGCAGCTATATGCTGGGCTTTGGAGCCAATCCCATGACCTCGGTGCACCATTCCACCGCCAACGGGCCTTGGGCGGGCTGGAACCAGTTCACATCCAGCACAAAACCGCGCCACATCCTCTATGGCGCATTGCTGGGGGGGCCAAACCAGCAGGACGGCTTTACGGAAGATATGACCAACTACCAGACGAACGAGGTCGCGATCGACTACAATGCCGGACTGACAGGAGCCTTGGCAAGGTTGTATAGCCTTTACGGGGGCAATCCTTTAGCCAGTTTCCCAGCACCGGAAACCCGCAGTGATCAGTTCTTTGTGGAAGCCAGTGTGAATGCAACGGGCAGTAATTTTGTCGAAATTAAGGCTTGGGTGAATAACCAATCCAGTTGGCCTGCCAAGGTAACGGATAAGCTGTCTTTCCGCTATTACTTCACCTTGGATAATGGCGTGAATCCTGCTAATTTAACAGTGACGATTCCCTATGCGGAAGCAGCGGTAACCAGCCAAATTCGCCAGTACCGTGACAATATCTACTACGCAGATGTGAATTTAACGGGAACCAAGATTTTCCCTGGGGGGTATGATGCCGCCGGGAAACCCACCTTCCGGAAGGAAGTGCGATTCCGCATCAATAGTCCGTTGGCTTGGAGTTCCAGCAATGATTGGTCATTCCAAGGCGTTGCGGGAACAGGGGGACAGCCGAT